From the genome of Anaerobacillus sp. CMMVII:
AATTCTTATTTTTTGAGTTATAAAGTAACGTCTGATTTCAGGAAATCGTCGTCTCGGGGGTGAACGAGTAAAAAATTGTTGATTGGGATGTTTTTTGCAAGTAAAAGGGTAGAGTGTTTTGATCTTAAAAATTAAACAATAGGAAGGGAAATGTTGAATGAGGGGAAAGAAATTTAGAAAAGTCTTTAATAGTTTATTAATATTTACAATCATTTTCACAATGCTATTCCCAGCGTATGGATTTGCTACAAATGAAGGGCCCTCGTTAAAAGATCAGTTAAGCAATGAAGCACTATCCCAAATGAAGGACATAATTGCACAACAAAAAGCAGCATTAAGTGCAGACCCTGTATTACATCCTGATTTACAAAATCTTACAGGCGATGAAGAAATATCAGTCATTGTTCAGTTATCGGAAGCTCCAGTGGCTTTGGAAAAAGGTAAAAGCAAGATTGCTGGTAAAGGATTTTCAAAAGCAGATGAAAAGAGAGTCAAGGATAAAGTAAAGGCTCAACACGATAAATTTGAAAATGAACTAGGGAAAAAAGGACTAAAGGCAAAAAAAGGCTTTACTTACAGCAATGCCATCAATGGTATGGCACTAACCATCAAAGCTAGCGAAGTAGAGAAATTACTAGAATTAGAAGGTGTACTTTTAGTTGAACCAGATTTAGAGGTAGTTGCGCTTTCTAACCCTACTGCGAGTGGCGAAGCAGGAACTAAACAATACATTGAAAGTGTGACTCACTTAGATGTACCTGCCGTTTGGGATTTAGGCTATGAAGGGCAAAAAGTCAAAGTAGCGGTTTTAGATACTGGTATTGACTATCACCATCCAGATTTTGAAGGTGTATATAAGGGTGGATTCAACTTTGTTCCTCATACAATCGGGGGTTCAAGTGGATATGCACGAGCAAGAGATTTTGATGATCCATATGAAACATCTCCGTTAGATCGACCATCAAATAGAGCTGAATTTAACTCTAATGGGAGCTCGTTCTACACAACACATGGAACTCATGTAGCTGGAACGATTGCTGCACAAGGGAAAAATCCTTACGGAATGATTGGACTTGCTCCAAAAATAGAGTTATATGCATATAGAGTACTAGGTGCATATGGTAGTGGAGCGACTTCTGGAATTATTGCCGGTATCGATAAGTCTGTTGAAGAAGGCATGGACATTATTAATCTATCACTTGGTGGAAGTAGCAATAGCCAAACCGCTTCTGACGCTATAGCGATTAACAATGCTGCACTTGCTGGTGTAACAGCGGTAATTGCAACAGGTAACAGTGGTTCTGGTCGAGGTACAATTGGGAATCCTGCAACAGCGGCATTTGCAATCTCAGTTGGGAATACGACCGTTCCTGAAGATGTGATTAAAGCTCAAGGGACAACCGTTGTTGGTACATCTAATGTTACTAGTAACTTAAACCTGATGGGGTGGAAGTTTGGAGAAAAAGCTGAAGATGTTCTTCAAGGTACTTTAGACCTAGTTGCCATTGGCGGTTGGGGTGAACCAAAAGATTATGTCGGCAAAGATGTTGAAGGAAAAATAGCAGTAGTAACTCGTGGGCAAACACCTTTTGTAGATAAAATTGCTGCGGCTAAAGCAGAAGGTGCTATAGGAATTATTATTTATAATAATGCAGCAGGACATATTAATATCGGACTTGGTGATTCGTTTGACTTCATTCCGGCATTTGATATGACGCGTGAAGAAGGGTTAGCATTAGTAAGTGCTCTGAACGGTAATGGGGGCCAAGGCCAAGTAAGTTTCGATAATTATACTTATACGAAAACATCTGGTGATGAGGTTAACAACTCAAGCTCACGTGGACCGGCAAATCCTGTATTTGATATTAAACCAGATGTCACAGCTCCTGGAACAAATATTTTATCAACAGTTCCATCATATGGTAAAGACTATCCAGATGCAGATTATTCAAAGGCATTCGATCGCTACACAGGAACAAGTATGGCGACTCCACACGTTGCTGGTATCGCTGCATTACTTAAATCACAGCATCCAGAATGGACACCATTTGATCTGAAAGTAGCAATCTCGAATACTGCTAAACAATTAGATACAGCAAGGTTCGATGTGTTTGCCCAAGGACCTGGACGTGTTCAACCGCTAAAAGCAGCAACAACAGAAGCGTTAGCCTACGCATATGATAAGACAACATTCTCAAACAGAACGTATGATAATGTCAAAGGAACAATTACGTTTGGAAATGTTCCGACAGGTTCAGCGACGACTGTTACAAGAGATGTAGTTTTGAAGAATCTATCTGGTAATGTAAGTGATTATAATGTCTCGGTTCAGGTGACAAAGGCGGCATCTGGTTCACTAGCTAGTACTAACGTCACAGTTGACCAGTCTAGCTTTACCTTAGCAGATGAAAAAACATTAAAAGTGACATTAAATATTCCTGCAGGTAGTGGTTCAAATGGAAATGAAATCTTAGGTTATGTCCACATCACAAACGGGACAACGAACTTAATTCTTCCATTTGCAGCGAATTTTGCTCCACCAACAGGACTTAAGAGCTTAACGTTAGATCACTACGACATTTCACCAAACGGTGATGGACTGTTAGATAGTACAATAATTCGCTATGATTTCTGGACTGCTCAACGAAGAACGTACATTGAGCTCTGGGATGCGTCTAACCCCGATGGTGGATTATATGGAGACGGCTATATCGGCTGGCTAGTAAATCAAGCTTCAACATCAGTTGGACCAAAAACGTATAATTTTAATGGAATGTATACGCCGTGGGGCTCTTCAACACAGCAAAAGGTACCTGAGGGTGTTTACACAGTTGATATCACTACATTAAACCTTCTAGGAACAGCAATCGTTGCCTTTGGTTGGACTGGGCCGGTTTATGTTAAGTACTCTGCTCCAGAAATCTTTACCGATGAAGAATATAGAATGAGTGGCACAAGCTATAACTTTGCTGGCTCTATTACTGACAAGTACATCGATTTTGCCCCAACAGTCAGAAATGTCTTTGGTTTAGACTATGATGTAAATGATAAGCTAACGGCTAGCTATGACCTTACAAATAGTGAAGGTGATTTTGTAGGGAACTTCCCTATTACTTTAAATCAAGATGGGACATTCGAAGCTTCTGTTGACGAGTTATCCCTAGGGGACAATACGGTAAAATTAATTGTTGTTGATGAAGCGCAAAACCGTGCTGAAAAAGAAATTACTATTACAAGATTAGATACAGATGCACCGGTAACGAATGCTTCTGTTGACGGTCAAGAAGGTACAAATGGATGGTACACTGCTGATGTAACGGTTACCCTTACTGCAACAGATGATGAGTCTGATATCAGTGAAACTATGTACCGAGTAAACGAAGGCGAATGGCAGACATATTCGAGTGCCTTTGAGGTGACAGAAGAAGGAACGAACAAAATTGAGTTTTATAGTGTGGATAGTGCTGGTAACGAAGAAGATATTCAATCATTAGAGGTGAGAGTTGATAAAACTGCACCTACGTTAGCTGTTACCGTAGATAAATCAATATTTAACGTACCAAACAACAAGCTAGAAGATATAAAAGTGACACTAGTTGAAAATGATTCTGTATCTGG
Proteins encoded in this window:
- a CDS encoding S8 family serine peptidase, with product MRGKKFRKVFNSLLIFTIIFTMLFPAYGFATNEGPSLKDQLSNEALSQMKDIIAQQKAALSADPVLHPDLQNLTGDEEISVIVQLSEAPVALEKGKSKIAGKGFSKADEKRVKDKVKAQHDKFENELGKKGLKAKKGFTYSNAINGMALTIKASEVEKLLELEGVLLVEPDLEVVALSNPTASGEAGTKQYIESVTHLDVPAVWDLGYEGQKVKVAVLDTGIDYHHPDFEGVYKGGFNFVPHTIGGSSGYARARDFDDPYETSPLDRPSNRAEFNSNGSSFYTTHGTHVAGTIAAQGKNPYGMIGLAPKIELYAYRVLGAYGSGATSGIIAGIDKSVEEGMDIINLSLGGSSNSQTASDAIAINNAALAGVTAVIATGNSGSGRGTIGNPATAAFAISVGNTTVPEDVIKAQGTTVVGTSNVTSNLNLMGWKFGEKAEDVLQGTLDLVAIGGWGEPKDYVGKDVEGKIAVVTRGQTPFVDKIAAAKAEGAIGIIIYNNAAGHINIGLGDSFDFIPAFDMTREEGLALVSALNGNGGQGQVSFDNYTYTKTSGDEVNNSSSRGPANPVFDIKPDVTAPGTNILSTVPSYGKDYPDADYSKAFDRYTGTSMATPHVAGIAALLKSQHPEWTPFDLKVAISNTAKQLDTARFDVFAQGPGRVQPLKAATTEALAYAYDKTTFSNRTYDNVKGTITFGNVPTGSATTVTRDVVLKNLSGNVSDYNVSVQVTKAASGSLASTNVTVDQSSFTLADEKTLKVTLNIPAGSGSNGNEILGYVHITNGTTNLILPFAANFAPPTGLKSLTLDHYDISPNGDGLLDSTIIRYDFWTAQRRTYIELWDASNPDGGLYGDGYIGWLVNQASTSVGPKTYNFNGMYTPWGSSTQQKVPEGVYTVDITTLNLLGTAIVAFGWTGPVYVKYSAPEIFTDEEYRMSGTSYNFAGSITDKYIDFAPTVRNVFGLDYDVNDKLTASYDLTNSEGDFVGNFPITLNQDGTFEASVDELSLGDNTVKLIVVDEAQNRAEKEITITRLDTDAPVTNASVDGQEGTNGWYTADVTVTLTATDDESDISETMYRVNEGEWQTYSSAFEVTEEGTNKIEFYSVDSAGNEEDIQSLEVRVDKTAPTLAVTVDKSIFNVPNNKLEDIKVTLVENDSVSGIATVHLTSITVNESYGNEDVQGAEFDTRDTEFSVRTSRNGNGKGRVYTVTYVATDNAGNTVEATATITVAHDQRENNGK